Below is a genomic region from Microbacterium sp. LWO12-1.2.
GCGCTTCTCATCACAGCTCTTCCCATCACACCGCTGTGACGACCCGTGTGGGGATGGGTGACGCGCACCCTTTCGGATGACGGGCGACTTCCTTACCGTCGACTTTTCTTGCTCGACACGCGAGAGACGCGTCGTGCGTTTGGTTCACTGGCGGAGCAGGCATCGAAGAAAGGACCTTGCGTGGAAACGCCGAAATGGCTTCGAAGGGCGCTCGACCTACCAGGTGCCACTTCGTTCGCATCGTTGGAGTCGCTGGTGGATCGGGCGATCTCACTACGGGCGGAGCTGTGCCAGCTCTCGGGAGACAGCCTCCGCGATCGAGCTGCGGCGTGCAATGGAGCCCAAGAGCAGTTGCTCGCGCTCGCCGCAGAGGCGTCCCGACGCGCGCTCGGCGTCGTTCCGTTCCGCGAACAGATGCTGACCGCTGCGGCGATGCTCGCGGGCTTCGCGGTGGAGCTCGATACCGGAGAAGGCAAGACGCTGGCCGGGGCGTTGGCGGCAGCGGGTTTCGCCCTGAGAGGGCGGTCGGTTCACGTCATCTCCGTCAACGACTATCTCGCTCGGCGGGATGCCGCGTGGATGGGGCCGCTGTATACGGCACTGGGCGTCTCGGTGGCGGCCGTCGAAGAATCGACGTCCACCGAGCAGCGGCGCGCTGCGTACCGGGCCGATGTCGTCTACGTGAGTGTCAGCGAAGTCGGCTACGACGTGCTTCGTGACCGGTTCTGCATGCATGAAGTCGACCGCGTGTCTCCGGCGATGGATGTCGCCATCGTCGATGAAGCCGATGCCGTGATGATCGACGAGGCGATCATCCCGCTCGTCCTCGCGGGCACTGCGACGATCCCCGAAGGTGATGTCGCCCAGGCTGCATCGCTCGTCCTCGACCTCGAGGACGGCGTCGACTACCTGGTGGATGACGACGGTGCCACGGTGGCGTTCACCGACAAGGCTCTCGACGCGCTCGAGTCACAGCTTGGAGGCATCAACCTCTATTCTCCGGAGAACATCCCCACCCTGACCGGCCTCACTCTGGCATTGCACGCGAAAGTACTGATGCATCGTGACGTCGACTACATCGTGGATGGCGACGATCTTCGACTCGTGAACACGACTCGTGGACGGGTCGCTGAGGGGCAGCGCTGGCCAGACGGGTTGCACGCCGCCGTAGAGGCGAAAGAGGGCCTCGCCTCGAGCGGAGCGGGCATCGTGCTCGATCAGGTGACCGTGCAAGATCTCCTGGTGACGTACCGGAATCTGGTCGGTATGAGCGGTACCGTCCTCGACGTCGCAGAGGACTTGCTGGAGTTCTACAGCCTGCGTTCCGGACGGGTCGAGCGCCGGCTGCCACTGGCCAGGTCGAGCGAGCCCGACATCATCGTCGACACTGAGGCGGATGTCTTCGAGGCTGTGGTCGATGTGGTGCAGCGATGCCACGAGGACGGACGGCCTGTGCTCGTGGGGACGCGGAGTGTCGCCGCGTCTGAGACCATCGGGAATCTATTGACGGCCCGCGGCCTCGATGTTCGTGTGCTCAATGCGAAGAACGACGAGGCGGAGGCCTACACCGTCTCGTGTGCGGGCGAGCTCGGTGCCATCACGATATCCACGCAGATGTCGGGCAGAGGGACCGACATCGTGCTCGGTGGCGTGGACGGAGCTGACCATGGCGCCGTGGCTTCTGTCGGTGGTCTCATGGTCATTCAGGTCGGGTTGTATCCGTCGCGCCGCCTGGATGCGCAGTTGCGAGGGCGGGCGGGAAGGCAAGGCGACCCCGGGGCTGCCGTGCGCATCGTGAGTCTGCAGGACGCTCTGGTCTCCACGACGGCGACCAGAACGATCGCCTCACAGCTCGAGAGACCCGCGCGACTCACCCGCAAGCGCAAGGAACACATTCTGGACGTCGCGCAGGACATCTCCGAGGCGGTTCGCGCCGATCAGCACCGGGCGACGTGGGGATATCACAGGGCCATCGCACTGCAACGAGCTGCGGTGTTGAGGGAGCGGGAGGCGCTCATCTCCTCGGATTCGACGTTGTGGGAGCGTCTGGGAAGAGATCCGAGACTCGACGCCGG
It encodes:
- the secA2 gene encoding accessory Sec system translocase SecA2, yielding METPKWLRRALDLPGATSFASLESLVDRAISLRAELCQLSGDSLRDRAAACNGAQEQLLALAAEASRRALGVVPFREQMLTAAAMLAGFAVELDTGEGKTLAGALAAAGFALRGRSVHVISVNDYLARRDAAWMGPLYTALGVSVAAVEESTSTEQRRAAYRADVVYVSVSEVGYDVLRDRFCMHEVDRVSPAMDVAIVDEADAVMIDEAIIPLVLAGTATIPEGDVAQAASLVLDLEDGVDYLVDDDGATVAFTDKALDALESQLGGINLYSPENIPTLTGLTLALHAKVLMHRDVDYIVDGDDLRLVNTTRGRVAEGQRWPDGLHAAVEAKEGLASSGAGIVLDQVTVQDLLVTYRNLVGMSGTVLDVAEDLLEFYSLRSGRVERRLPLARSSEPDIIVDTEADVFEAVVDVVQRCHEDGRPVLVGTRSVAASETIGNLLTARGLDVRVLNAKNDEAEAYTVSCAGELGAITISTQMSGRGTDIVLGGVDGADHGAVASVGGLMVIQVGLYPSRRLDAQLRGRAGRQGDPGAAVRIVSLQDALVSTTATRTIASQLERPARLTRKRKEHILDVAQDISEAVRADQHRATWGYHRAIALQRAAVLREREALISSDSTLWERLGRDPRLDAGNDFTTAVREVAVFTLDDLWCDHLAMLQETRDGIHLRALGGQNPLDEFHRLALVAFDGFFERAYQVVDRLLFVTGAFDAQAAAAAARLRRPSATWTYMITDNPLGDPASRAAESLRTMWADRRRR